GGAGCGAGATGCAACAAGGGTCAAATGTTCGTCCTCTGCATAATCGTCAAGTGCGGGCTCATCGTCAAAGTCCCCATTGTCTTCCTCCTGTTCTGGACTTGCCGCGAGGTAAAGGTTTGGCGTCGAAGACTGTGCTGTATCGTGATCGCTATCTGTTGCGTTGATGGCAGTCCAAGTTGGAACTTCTTCAAGTCTGGGGGCTCTTCGCGATGCTGTCCCAATGCTTCGCCTTGCTCGGCGCCTCACCCGCAAGGGCGGATTCCTCCTCCGGGGTGCTCGACGTCCAGTACTTCGAACGGGAGCCGTGTCCATATCGGGGGTAGGCGGCAACTGATCAAAGAAATCTTCTACAGCATCGACGCATTGCGACGTGATCCGCGTAGTAGTGCCCTCCAGCGTAAGCGGTTCTTCCTCTTGCAGTTCCCCGTCATAAGTAGGCCGAGCCTGCTCATTGAGCAGTGGATGCTCTACACTGGGGTGGACGATTCGTGGCTTGGGCCGGCTTTTTGAAGCGATCGTCTCGACTTCTGTGGCATGTTCGCATCCCAAGTGTTTCGCGATCTCCAGCTCGGTGGGAACCGCCTGTTTGCCAATGGCAaacttgccctccttgacgTCCCTCATGAACCCTACGAAGCCGTCCATAATGACGACGTGCATCTCGATTCTCTTTTCCATTTCATccatctttttcttcatcATTGCATTTTGTGCCAGTAGTTGATCTGTCTTTTGCCTCTCCGCTTCGAGCTCCGACGCATAGTGTTCCTGGATGTTGATGACGACGCGGGCGAGGCTTAAAGGAACCTGGCTTACAGCATTATCGATGTGTTTCTCCCGAATGGTTTCTCCTTCCTTATCTGCATATAAAAGATCAAAGTTCAGTTCGAGTGAGTGATGGTCTAGTATGGGATCGATCGGTTGGGGGCAGGCGGCCGGAGCCGGGAGCCGGTGTGGATCCTCCGAGACGGGGCGGTCCACAGCGGAGGGTTCCGGAGATGGATCCGGGGAGAGAAGCACGGGGGCGGCATTCGTATGATATGCGTCGTTGCTCGGGGCGAGAAGGTAGAGGGCAGGATCGATAGGGTCGGTCATCGGGGAATATCGTCTTGGGTAAAGGGCTCTTCGTCCTGTAAGGTGAATAACAACAGGCACTCTACACTCAATGCCTCAAGCACAAGGAGCAACAAGATTAGTAGTCAAGAAAAAGCAATTCTTTGTCAATTGAGGACCCCTCTCTCTTATCAAGACACCAACACCGCCTGTTGGCTTGGCTCAAGAACAAAGAACATCACAGACCTCATCAATCCGCCGAATGGCAGAGCCTCTCGGTGCCAGCGGTCAATCCCCCTGCTTTGATAATGCTAAATGTGGTTCAAAGATCAATTCGGTTTGCTATATTTGTTGAAGTAGTAgcaagataataaaaaagagttataagtaataaaaaagaacAACGTTCCTCACCATAATCAtgcaccatccatcatctaGATTCATACTTTCTGTATACGCTCCATATGCTTCAATCATTATCCTGTATCATGCGGAACTGTGTGCCTGTGTATATATGCCAATGACAACAAAATAAGCCAACGGGTATAAAACGCCAACGATGCTACTCCGTCTGCAATGCGAGAAGGTCGAGTAAATCCAAGAGGTAAAAAGCCCAGCTGcaagcggcagcagcagcggggAGTGAGAGATATGCGCCAGACACTCAAATGTAGGCGGCAGGTTGGGCCTCGACCTTGCGGCGGCGCCAGAAACGCCATCCCTTGCGTCGACGCACAGGCTTGTCGCCAGCCACCTTTTCATCGCGATCGTCCTCGAGCTCCAGCCTGTACCGCCGCACGCTGCCCGAGTCGTCGTCGAAGGACACGTGCCGGTTCTCGCGAGACACGAAGCAGTCTGGCACAAGATGTCTCATGATCCAGCCCTTGACGCCTCGGGTCGCAGCGTCGATGGCCGCGTACTCGAGACGGCGCGTGCGGTCGCTCGTCCAGTAATGCGTCGTCTGGGGAGGCGGCGAAGGGACGGGCGTCGGGGCCGTGTCGACCTCGGGGGCGGCGTCGGCGAGCTGGACGGGGTCCGGGGATGGGAAGTGGAAGAAGGCAGCGGGTTGTTGAGTTGCCGTGTTTGTGCGGACGAGGTGAAGAGATTGATTGCTTGTGCGGGCAGTCTGAACAGGATGCGTCGTGTTGGCTGCGCGACGAAGAGAAGGGCGGTTGCGGAAGCGTGACCTCACTCCTCCGACGCTGCTGTCCTTGGATGATCCATTAGACGAGCGACGGGCGACCGAGGGGCGAGAGTTGGAGCTGGATGTGTTGGAGGTGGATGCACGTCGAGGAGGCGTGTTGGACTCGTATCCCGAGTCCTGCCTCTGCATCTTTGTAGCCGTGCCCGGACGTCGTGCCTGCTGCTCTCTGTTCACAGCCTCGCGTTGCTGTCGTTGCAGCTCGAGCTGAAGGTGCTCGAGCTGCTGTAGACTCTTGCTGTCATATGTGACGGGAGGCCGCGGGGGCTCAACAAACAGTTCAGTGTCGTTGAAGCTGTGGTAGGTTGTTCCCGAAGCTCTCGAGCTACACCTCTCCTCCATGATGGGCACACATTCGACGACTACCTTTGAACTTGGGGTTAAAGAAAGGATAAAAAGAGGTGGGGTTAATTGTTTTGTTGGAGGTAGGTTGGTGGATAAGTATAACAAAGGACCGACTAAAGGTGAAAGGCGACGATGATGTTGGTGGCGGTCAAGTTTTGGACAAGTTGGAATTGGAGGATTCTCGCGGCCTATAACAGCTTTTGATGCGCGTTCTCTTGGAGCCCGAAAGTGACGGGACGCGGGCAAAGAGACGCAATCTCCGATCCCTAGCCCAGCCAAGTTCAGGAGACGGTCGCGGTGAAAAGCAAGCGAGCGAGAGGTTAGGTTTGGTTTGGCGGGAGACACTGGGTGCGTCGAGTCGACCAGGTTCAAGAAGTTGCGGTCTGCAGGCCTTCTTATTACGAACAAGGCTTCGACACGTCCAGTAGCGGCCTAGCACAAGCACAGCCAGGGcccttttatttttctttggGCAACGCAACCCGGCTGGCTAGAGCCTAGAGTAGGAGGGGGGCTGTGGATGCGGGAATAGTTGGAGGAGCTTGTAGGGGTCTGATGGGGGCGGGTCTGAGAGACAGGCCAGGGGGGGTCTTGTGTGTGGACTTTGCCGCTGGGATGATTGGGCGGTGAGGGATATGGATGAATGCGCTCTGGTGGATAGAACAagccaagaaaaaaaatgaCAAAAAAACAAGAGACAGAGCGAGACGCTGGGGGTCAAGGCACGGCTACTCGCCAATGTCTGATGGGGACGGCTGGTGTTGGCTGTGGTGTCATGCACCACGAGAATAGCGTTGTGAGGGGAGCGTCTGGTCTGCGTCTCGTCTGTGAATATCTCCACTCTCTGTGAATAAGGTCGTTGACTGAAGCCGGtggtggagatgaagaagagccgGCAGTGAAGCCGGGTTGACTAGCGGATGGAGTAACAGGATGGAGTCTGCAGTCCTTGAAGCTGTTCAGATACGATACTCGGAGTATCTAGAGGTTGGACCGAGATGTAGATGGGCGGTGGCGCCTGTATATCTCGGATCTGATGCTTGTGGCACGATACGGACAATGACCATCAACTGTATCTCGCGTGTCGTCTCGAATACACTTCTTTTTAACCTCAAACCTGTTAGCCCGACGCTGtcttgttgatcttcttgccggGTCCCCTCTTTTGCAGGCTAAAATGTCACCTTACCCTTTTTCCCAACGCCTTTGCTAGCGAGAATATGCCATCCGATGTCGCTTTGTGGGGCCTCTCAGTGGCGAGCAGACGACGGAACGGCTTCTCTTGCGAGGATGCGAAAAATGAATGGCACAGTAGCCGGGGCGGAGACTGTCGATGATCGGCTAGGGCAACAGATGGGGACTTGCAGGTTGCATGCAGCAACCGTGACGGCGGCAGGATCAAGAAATTAGTCCGAGAAAGAAGCAGCTCGATAACACGCTCAGGTGGACTTTGGAAGAGGCCTCTAGGACTTAATATGGCACATCTCCTTGTGGTGCCTGAGCGCGTGGCAGGCCCGTCATATGACGTGCACGAGACAGTGAGGGGTTCTCCGTCCTACCGAACAAGGCACTCGTGAGATTGCTCTTCACATGCTCTCTACTCTGTCCCATAGCTGAGAGAGACTGGTTCCAGCAGTGAACTGGTCGGGGAGGGAACTGTTCAACCAACGCCTTGTGCCCATTGACTAGCGATGGATGGCCCTGGTCAGAGGCGGAGTTGGGGGGGGATCGGGGCGTGGTGGATGTGTGGGGTGACTGTATTTTCACTTCGACAGCAGCTAGCTAGACAATGCCGTATCAACTGCCTAAGCAGAGACATTCCTACAGCTTGGATTTGAAGGATGGTGTGCCACCAGCAAGGGTCAGGAACAAACTCGGCGAGAGACGGAACGTACATGAAGCGTAAGAGCAAGTATTCGTTGCATCGAGAACACACACAACATCAGCGATCTACCTGCAGGGTCTGGTATGCAGAATGCAGCAGTACCACTCACTCACTCGCTCAGCTCCATCGACCTGAAAGGTTCCCGCACAATCAGAGCAAGGAACAGACTCCCTCCCGGTGAATAACCGTCCAGTCGATAACGCCCAGGGGCCCTTCTCTTTGGGTTTGGCGAAACAGACTTGGCTTTTCTACGGCCCGCTCCTGCGCTTCTGTTGCGTGCGCCCTTTGTCATATCGGCCGGCCCGCCCGACGGATGGCGACAGCCAGTCCTACAAACGTGAAAgatacacacacacaaagaGGAGTAGAAGCAGCCTAGAGGCACAGTGACGTTCCAGACGGACTGGGCATCTCCGCCCAAGGCTGGACCTTGTTACTCTCCATAACAAGGAGCTACTCGACCCCCTCGTCGACGTGGACTCGATTTCAGCCGTTTGCCTCCTGGTTGAATGCCCTGGTCCCCACGTGTCCAGCATCAAGTGGGACACgagcgagacgagacgcGACGGGGGGCCGGCATAACAAATTATGCAGCATGGTccctcttatttagttagCAGCCCGAATGATTAGCATCCGGCATATTCATCCCAAGCTGGGGGCTACTCCAGTGACTAACCAGCTCGTGGCGTGTGCTTCTCCCACACGCGACAACTCGTCAGCTTTCACTCTGCCCGTGATGAGGCGTTTCATTGCTAAACATGAAATGTCACTCACTGGGTAGTTCCATGCacatgaatgaatgaatccTCTCTGCCGAAATTCACGCATCGTCGGACCCGCGTCACGTAGCAACAACGTCAGTAGCGTCTTCCTTGCAATGATCCAACGTCTGAAACATGAGCCATTCCCTCTTACCTAGCGCAAAGAGGCTTTTCTCGATGACTACCGGGCCTTCCCGCCGGACCGAGGCAGGCCGACAGACGCCATGGTCAAGATTGTGAAGCACTGAAGGCATCGCGATAGCCCCCAGTCAGTGATTGAAGATAAAGGGTCGTGTCACGGTAGATCTACATTCTTGGCAGCCAGGGTCAAACACGATGCAGTACAACTCAGCAGAATTGAGACGCGTCCCAGCCGCTCCAGTGCATAGGTCATTAATTACGAGGCCTTGGAAGTGACCCAGCACAGATATTTCTGGCTTGACATGTGAAGCTCCTAGCCGCCGAGGGTCCATCCCTCAATGATGCCTAATGATGGCTGCTCCTTTAAGACATTTCTGGCCTCTGTAAATAGATGATGGTGGCAGAGGTCGCGTGCGTGTGCcattgacgaggacgaggctggGGGCCGTCGCCAGGCACgaacacacgcacacactcAGCTCGTCGCCGACCGACATTTTGCACGACGGGAAGAGCACGTCCAAGAGCTACTGCGGGATCTACCCGTTCAGACATGGCGTCGCGACCAAGGGCGTCACGATGTCGGGCGACGGTCCGCCATCTACGCTCCCGCCGTGAACAAGACATTTAGTGAGTAACTATCTCGATCGTGTCGAGGCGATGTCGGACATGCTAAAAAATTGATCGTCGCACAGGAAATCAAGGAGAATGTCGCATCCTTTTTGCGAAAATTGCCCTTCACATGTTCGTTTACAATGCAACCCCCCCTTCTCTCATGCACCACGGCGATCAGTGGCTTGGGTCATGTGCACCAGCGCACAGCGAACCAGAGGCAGTTGTTTGGGCATGGACTCTAGGGTGAGGATGAACGAGGAGCTGTGATGAATGCACTTTTTGGAGGCTGGGCAGTGATATCACAACGCTCACAGATGCAGGAGTTCCAATGATCGATTATCATCAAAGAAACCGTTCGACGCCATCAAGTGAGCCAAGAAATCTAGCTCGTCACCAAGCAGCTTCCAAGCCCGCCAGGCCAAAATGACGGTCTGCAGCCCGACTCTGAACAAGTCAAACAGAGTTCTCACGCAGACGGGAACTAGGCTAACCTGCAGCGACCATTTTAGCTGACAAATGATTGATGTTCCCTCAAACCCCTCTAAAGGATCATCGTCAACTTGACCGCAAAAAAAGGGTCGGCAATCTCAGACACGGGTTGCCATGGGAAGAGAGACATTCCCCCTTCCTGGCATGAAGGATGGGAAATTCTCCGCAGATGCGCCGATTGCTGTCGAAACTATTGAACCCTAGTAGAATAGTTCTTTTGGTCGAGTTTGAGTTGTTCTTGAGAATCGTGAGCTGCTGATGGCATGGCGCTTTGTAACTGTCTCTTCATAGACCACATTGGAGAGTTACCCATCAATGCTAGGTCTTAAGACTCTATTCTCGCCAGTTGGGTGCATCCCGAGGCTCAAAACACACATCCCAACTTCCCATCAACTTGTAGGAAAGTCCTCCACAACACCGCACAAATCCTCGACAACATCGATCTACAGCTCAAGTGAGTCAACAAGATGCTTCGCAAGTTCACTTCCAAGGCAGACAGTCTATCTGTCTCGAAGACAACGTAAGCAAAATGCTCAACTCCAACAAACATAGACGGCCTGGCGGCGTGACTCCGGTGAATATTCCCATCCGGATACCAGAGACTCCGGCTCCCTTGCCTCCTAGATCGTCAGCAAGGTTGGCGATCGATCTATCTTGCGGAGGAGATGACTTCCGAGACGTGAAGGTTATGGGAGTTTGAGTTATGGAGAAGGGAAGTCGAAGGAGTAGATGATGGGTATAAAAGAGGTTGATGCTCTCGTCTTCAAGTCGAATCTCATTACCATCAGCATTCATCGCATCTTCAcatccaacaacaccaacaaacaCACCACCAACACTTTAGCAAATCGCCAAAATGCAGTTCAAGCTCCTCACCGCCGTCACCACCTTTCTGGCCGCCTCTTCTGTGCAGGCCGCCATCGCGCCCTCCGACATTGTCAAGACCCTCGAAACGGTCACTGACCTGTCGAGCGACACCAACGACAttgccaagaccatcaccaacccGGTCCAGATCTTTACCAAGGTCCCTGTACGTCCCCCAGGCGGAGGAAGGGACGTGAGAATCGCGCTGACACGCTCGTAGCAACTGATCGGTAACTTTAAGAACATCGTATCCACCGTTACCGGTGCCATCTCTATGCTCGGCGATCTCCCCAAAGACCCTGACTTTCCAGAGTCGGGCCAGAGTGAAATCTGCGAGGCCTTCACCGGCGTATGATTGACCTTGCCCCCCAAATACTGACGGTTGCTAACGGGGTTGTCGCAGTTCGTCAAGGTCCACCAGAATCTGCTTGAGACCATCATCGGAAAGAATGGCCTCCTCTCCAACACCCCCTTCACCGCGCCCATCGCCGCTGTCCTCCGTGTCCTCGAGAACGTCGTCGACAAGGTGGCCCTTACCATCATCGGCACCGTTCCCACCTGCGCCGACGGCGCCAAGAAGgacctcgaggatcttgacgAGACTCTGGGCAAGACCATCGACACCTACTCTTAAATGGGCCCTTACATTGAGGTGCGAGCTGGCTTTGCTGAGTTTGCGTGGTGCGAAGGACAGCATCGAGGCAGAGCTACACAGCTCGGGGCATCATGACTTATGAAATCGGTGAGAACTGGAGGGAAGGGCTATGTTACGCTTTCTCGCTCTTGATTCAAGAGCTTTTAAATTGACTTGTTTCCTGAATCTTGCCTTTCAGAAGTGCACTAGACTTctcatgatggtgatgaccgTTCCATCAAGGTTCAAATTGACTATGCATTAGTGATATATCGACAGAAAACCCACCAGAGCTGACGTTGATATATCGCCAAGCGTCGTCCGCGTCGCCCCTCTCGTATTATGTGGCTGAGTCCATTTGAGCAAGATTCCCTCATCCCCAATTAGCCAATCGACAAGCCGGAGGTTCCGAAAATTAGCATCACGTAATCGGCAAAGCGTTGGACCTTGTTGGTTAGTTCAGCCTCCATTCCTCAGGTGAAGGAGGCTGGACATCTCACCTCTTCGAATTCCTTATATCCTTCTATTTCGTCTCATCTCGACGTTTCTTCCCGTCACTTGAAACGTCGGGCGCGACGCTGTGTCTCTCTTCATCCCTGTCGCGCTGCGGATCCATACCCTTGCAAGGCCCGATGAGCAGCCTCTTTGAGAGACACGGCGACCATGGGCATGGtcatgaggaggaggaacatgGTCACGGACACGGACATCCCAGTGAAGATTCAGTGAGGCAGCATTTTCTAGCTTGTCTTTACTGGTATGTGCTGGCGACAGTGCTAGCCGTTGGCTTCGGCTCGAGGCTTTTCTCGGCGTTTATCGCCCGGCAGAGGTGAGCACTGGCATGAGAAGAACATGAGACGGAAGCTAAAAGTCTACAGAATCAAGAAACGAGATTTGGGAGCGAGTTCGGATGCGTCAGTCTCTGTGGTGGAAAAGTGGCTAGAGACTCCAAAGTATCTCGTCGCACAGTCAAATCGACGCACACTCTGGCTAGCCACTCTCCCTCTACGGAAAGCCACCATCATTGTCGCATATGCTGCGTTTGTCGCATTCTTGATAACATACAAGTCTATCAAGCATGACGGCAACTTCCTCGAGCGAGTCGGCTTCCGCGCAGCCTGGATCACGGTAACGCAAACCTCATTGCCCTTTCTACTAGCCGTCCGTGTCAACCCCATCGGTCTCCTACTGGGCACGTCTTACGAGAGGATCAATTGGTTTCACCGATGGGCATCTCGCATCTTCTTCGCCAGCGCGACTATCCATGGCGGCTTCTTCACTTACGAGTGGCTCGCCGCCAACTTCTTCTGGAAAGAGTTGCAGACGGTCAAGATGGTGATACCCGGCATCGGGGCCTGGTTTGTGTTGCTCTGGACCGTCATCTCGACAATTCCCATCTTCAGACGCATCAAGTACGAGTTGTTTGTGCTACAGCATATCCTCTCCGTTGTTCTGTTGTTGGTGCTCCTGGTCCTCCATGTCCCAGAACACCATCTCTTCAGCATCTGGTGCGCCGTGGGGGTCTTTGTGTACGACGTCGTGACACGCTCGGCGAATCCGATCTGGCGCAACATCCGGCTACGACTCTCGGCAGGTCCCTCTATTCGATGCGCGCATGATgccaaggtcgaggccgTTGACGATGAGTTGACTGTCGTCACAGTTCGGAACGTCGGCTTCAGGTGGACCCCGGGACAACACGTCCTTCTCTGGACGCCGACGTTTCGGTGGGAATCACCACATCCCttcaccatctccaacattCCGAATGTCGAGTCGTCGACGCAGGATGTTCAGCTGACGTTAAAGGCGAAGAATGGGCTGACAAGGAGGCTCAACAGTTGGGCTCGAAAGACGGAGTTTAGTGGCG
The window above is part of the Fusarium falciforme chromosome 3, complete sequence genome. Proteins encoded here:
- a CDS encoding GCR1-C domain-containing protein; this encodes MTDPIDPALYLLAPSNDAYHTNAAPVLLSPDPSPEPSAVDRPVSEDPHRLPAPAACPQPIDPILDHHSLELNFDLLYADKEGETIREKHIDNAVSQVPLSLARVVINIQEHYASELEAERQKTDQLLAQNAMMKKKMDEMEKRIEMHVVIMDGFVGFMRDVKEGKFAIGKQAVPTELEIAKHLGCEHATEVETIASKSRPKPRIVHPSVEHPLLNEQARPTYDGELQEEEPLTLEGTTTRITSQCVDAVEDFFDQLPPTPDMDTAPVRSTGRRAPRRRNPPLRVRRRARRSIGTASRRAPRLEEVPTWTAINATDSDHDTAQSSTPNLYLAASPEQEEDNGDFDDEPALDDYAEDEHLTLVASRSSSPSSSVESPPPAQDYKPRYSVPRSVGYRHATGPPGRRFKYHRMPKTVALVWAEWKIGLHGNPAIEELERNHGTTWRLGTLQERKYASNYVGVRQKIVRKVEEMCEEGGIGVEEACWRLDERVDGRMQLLMAALRKGEDPLEVIPKRRKNGTP
- a CDS encoding FAD-binding FR-type domain-containing protein, which gives rise to MSSLFERHGDHGHGHEEEEHGHGHGHPSEDSVRQHFLACLYWYVLATVLAVGFGSRLFSAFIARQRIKKRDLGASSDASVSVVEKWLETPKYLVAQSNRRTLWLATLPLRKATIIVAYAAFVAFLITYKSIKHDGNFLERVGFRAAWITVTQTSLPFLLAVRVNPIGLLLGTSYERINWFHRWASRIFFASATIHGGFFTYEWLAANFFWKELQTVKMVIPGIGAWFVLLWTVISTIPIFRRIKYELFVLQHILSVVLLLVLLVLHVPEHHLFSIWCAVGVFVYDVVTRSANPIWRNIRLRLSAGPSIRCAHDAKVEAVDDELTVVTVRNVGFRWTPGQHVLLWTPTFRWESPHPFTISNIPNVESSTQDVQLTLKAKNGLTRRLNSWARKTEFSGGDGSLRVFLTGPFGVVPNWRQYDNLVLIAASTGGSFTTPILEDLLSSQTPGCVRKINALFIVRRKAHADPYLKQISRVLSRAKEMGISVRVEVAITKGSKSATETALHDDVDESRERLIEPESQQAGRRASIELERFSIDSSRSSGSERDDQLLKEEVELGFDGGYAYDASSIEHSQGRPDIATFIRTAVGNVPGNVAVAVCGGDAIEKVTQRTVASLRAERSSDGLGTHDIFLHVERSDI